Proteins encoded in a region of the Triticum dicoccoides isolate Atlit2015 ecotype Zavitan chromosome 3A, WEW_v2.0, whole genome shotgun sequence genome:
- the LOC119267772 gene encoding uncharacterized protein LOC119267772 yields MSLRQLLGWSDGEVMRPESKPCSRLMRHTAGIFSVGGGLAFWVLCRLHYGPRITVPRSLRWASCGAMGTSATAAMLVRLFSPECEPQNIAAFDRPEYKPA; encoded by the exons ATGTCGCTACGTCAGCTACTGGGATGGTCAGATGGAGAGGTGATGCGGCCGGAGTCAAAGCCGTGTTCCCGACTGATGCGCCACACTGCTGGTATCTTCTCAGTTGGTGGTGGCCTTGCTTTCTGGGTGCTTTGCCGCCTTCACTATG GTCCAAGGATAACGGTTCCAAGGAGTCTCAGGTGGGCATCCTGTGGAGCGATGGGCACGAGCGCGACGGCAGCCATGCTTGTGCGGCTCTTCAGCCCGGAGTGTGAACCACAGAACATAGCAGCTTTCGACAGACCTGAATACAAGCCTGCATAG